From one Sus scrofa isolate TJ Tabasco breed Duroc chromosome 9, Sscrofa11.1, whole genome shotgun sequence genomic stretch:
- the TEX47 gene encoding uncharacterized protein C7orf62 homolog yields the protein MSISAHTRKTNKKNSPLESILMPQVPRSNYLHLQEEKQRLQLKKFLLHRIFLVAKITANMEKKDIAEYYEQVFQSILKRHLGEAVTGLLLIYPTSILHILESSNDTLYQILSDYLNHEKDEVEFFIQGMKIIVTSHNIPTRLFMQWYISVIKAPVMYLDDVTQSQSLQEVITEFLIQTHKLALHIFKTVKVGTKGPGDNLHQIAPDLLLPEQIIKYLCNSEEFMDPETFINLYNKPIHVTLDSEVVWPAPSRF from the coding sequence ATGTCCATTTCTGCCCATACCCGAAAGACCAACAAAAAGAATTCTCCATTGGAATCTATTCTAATGCCACAAGTTCCACGCAGTAATTATTTGCAtttacaggaagaaaagcaaagactaCAACTAAAGAAATTCCTTCTTCATAGGATATTCCTCGTGGCCAAGATAACagcaaacatggaaaaaaaagatattgctgaatACTATGAACAAGTGTTTCAGTCGATTTTGAAACGTCACCTAGGAGAAGCAGTGACAGGATTACTGCTCATATATCCTACTTCCATCCTGCATATCCTTGAGTCCTCCAATGATACTCTTTATCAAATTCTTTCAGACTATCTTAACCATGAAAAGGATGAAGTTGAATTTTTTATCCAAGGAATGAAAATTATAGTCACATCCCACAATATCCCAACAAGGCTCTTTATGCAATGGTATATTTCAGTAATAAAAGCACCAGTCATGTATCTTGATGATGTGACACAGTCACAGTCCTTACAAGAGGTCATCACAGAATTTCTCATCCAAACTCATAAACTAGCACTCCACATTTTTAAGACTGTTAAAGTGGGCACTAAAGGACCAGGTGATAATTTGCACCAAATTGCACCTGACTTACTCCTTccagaacaaataataaaatacttatgcAATTCTGAAGAATTTATGGACCCAGAAACTTTCATAAACTTATATAATAAACCCATACATGTCACCTTGGATTCTGAGGTGGTGTGGCCCGCTCCTTCCCGTTTCTAG